The proteins below are encoded in one region of Danio rerio strain Tuebingen ecotype United States chromosome 14, GRCz12tu, whole genome shotgun sequence:
- the gdf9 gene encoding growth/differentiatio precursor (The RefSeq protein has 1 substitution compared to this genomic sequence), translating to MATLFFKCSALCYLPRSLIVLAVLGLSITSSYNFENESVEPDVPLQHGNILSPLLKALSEQNPWGEFTHRTKPDSRYVRYMRRLYKQSSKPYRSPEASHLYNTARLITPREECLKQNREFFMQDISYSLNRVRSQEHLLKSVLLYSFDHNHLSPFSLLCYLDMKEQKSSKDQMCSNHLGIQHSVPLLSFRVHHRWVEVDVTSFLHPLIQAHKKDIHLLINLTCVEDMISRPGGQIHKSPVELTPRSPSLLLYLNDTSEVAYQRRSTQGRMVDLTSNHWDGKSTLWELTSRRRRGTLKSSETSMPKLVPMYEFTTDDCDLYDFRVSFKELKLDHWIIEPKKYNPRYCKGSCPRNVGFMYGSPMHTMVQNLIYEKLDSSVPRPTCVPSEYNPLSVLTFENDKSYAYKEYEEMIATKCACR from the exons ATGGCGACgctgttttttaaatgtagtgcGCTTTGTTACCTACCCAGATCATTAATTGTCCTCGCAGTTCTCGGACTGTCAATTACATCAAGCTACAACTTTGAAAACGAGTCTGTTGAACCCGACGTGCCCCTTCAACATGGTAATATCCTGAGCCCTTTGTTAAAGGCTTTGTCAGAGCAGAACCCATGGGGAGAGTTTACACACCGAACCAAACCTGACTCCAGATATGTGCGCTACATGAGGAGACTGTACAAACAGTCATCCAAACCCTACAGGAGCCCCGAAGCCTCTCACCTGTACAACACCGCTCGTCTGATCACTCCTAGGGAAGAGTGTCTCAAGCAAAACAGAG AATTCTTCATGCAAGACATTTCCTACAGTCTGAATCGAGTGAGGTCACAAGAACACTTGCTAAAATCCGTCCTGCTGTACTCCTTCGACCACAACCACCTCTCTCCATTCTCATTGCTCTGTTATCTTGACATGAAGGAACAGAAATCCTCCaaggatcagatgtgctccaaccaTCTGGGCATCCAGCACTCGGTCCCCCTGCTCAGCTTCCGCGTCCATCACCGCTGGGTGGAGGTGGACGTGACCTCCTTCCTTCATCCTCTCATTCAGGCCCATAAGAAGGACATCCACCTACTGATCAACCTGACCTGCGTCGAAGATATGATCTCCAGACCTGGAGGCCAGATTCATAAGAGTCCTGTTGAGTTAACTCCCAGATCTCCATCACTCCTTCTCTATCTTAACGACACCAGTGAGGTGGCGTACCAGAGAAGAAGCACACAGGGCAGGATGGTGGATCTGACATCAAACCATTGGGATGGAAAGTCCACATTATGGGAATCGACTTCTCGAAGGCGACGAGGCACCCTAAAGAGTTCAGAAACCAGCATGCCTAAACTCGTCCCCATGTATGAGTTTACGACCGATGATTGTGACCTGTATGATTTCAGAGTGAGCTTCAAAGAGCTCAAACTGGACCATTGGATCATTGAGCCTAAAAAATACAATCCGAGGTACTGCAAGGGATCTTGTCCGAGGAATGTGGGTTTTATGTACGGGTCGCCAATGCACACCATGGTTCAGAACCTCATTTATGAAAAGTTGGACTCTTCTGTGCCCAGACCTACATGCGTACCATCAGAATATAACCCTTTAAGTGTTTTAACCTTTGAGAATGACAAATCCTATGCTTATAAAGAGTATGAGGAGATGATTGCTACTAAATGCGCTTGTCGATAA
- the nudt22 gene encoding uridine diphosphate glucose pyrophosphatase NUDT22 (The RefSeq protein has 1 substitution compared to this genomic sequence), whose product MDPEVSLMLHCDPSQALEEHQMHVEVSDRFNRQRFPEIEQHIEAIWTDRVTKEPWLFNGAKFRLHSALLTLTENGPMAEHALQNTTHLRHDEGEHSESALKSPEGLAKSKQPCVVKLQLGLTCYKDYLGTNWSREAEKLQSHGRNECLDPQAFLSQPLGVGAVLATADGDVVLLRRSQKVAEAAGLLDIPGGHPEPKMVCPGVSEEDICVELLQGKERAVVSEIFSSVCAEISDEVNVPVSSLSKPLFMGIALNHTSAGRPSAEFYVRCTLTTEEVRDFYRRGGPEANESTDILFLSRAKMLQLNERSPLWSEMCPSAKGAVLLYQRVMPE is encoded by the exons ATGGATCCAGAGGTGTCCCTCATGCTTCACTGTGATCCATCACAGGCTCTTGAAGAACATCAGATGCACGTAGAAGTTTCAGACAG ATTCAATCGTCAGCGTTTTCCTGAAATCGAGCAGCACATTGAAGCTATCTGGACTGACCGAGTGACCAAAGAACCATGGCTTTTCAATGGTGCCAAATTCAGACTGCATTCAGCGCTGCTCACACTGACAGAAAATGGACCAATGGCAGAACATGCCCTCCAAAACACAACGCACTTACGGCACGATGAAGGAGAGCACTCTGAAAGCGCTCTCAAGTCCCCGGAGGGATTAGCAAAAAGCAAGCAACCATGTGTGGTGAAGTTACAGTTGGGCCTGACCTGTTATAAAGACTATCTGGGAACAAACTGGTCACGAGAGGCAGAGAAGCTGCAGAGTCATGGACGGAACGAGTGTTTGGACCCTCAGGCATTTCTGTCGCAGCCTCTGGGGGTCGGGGCTGTTTTGGCCACTGTGGATGGAGACGTCGTCCTGCTGAGGAGAAGTCAGAAAGTGGCTGAAGCTGCAGGCCTGTTAGACATTCCTGGAGGACATCCAGAGCCGAAG ATGGTGTGCCCGGGGGTCAGTGAGGAGGATATTTGTGTTGAGCTTCTGCAGGGTAAAGAGAGAGCCGTTGTCTCTGAGATCTTCTCCTCGGTGTGTGCAGAGATCAGTGATGAG GTGAACGTTCCTGTGTCTTCTCTCAGTAAACCGCTGTTTATGGGAATTGCCCTGAACCACACCAGTGCAGGTCGACCCAGTGCTGAGTTTTATGTTCG GTGCACTTTGACGACGGAGGAAGTGAGAGATTTCTATAGACGTGGAGGTCCAGAAGCAAATGAGTCCACTGATATTCTGTTTCTCAGTCGAGCG aaAATGCTCCAGTTAAACGAGCGCTCCCCCTTGTGGTCAGAGATGTGTCCTTCTGCAAAGGGGGCAGTTCTGCTCTATCAGAGGGTGATGCCTGAATAA
- the nudt22 gene encoding uridine diphosphate glucose pyrophosphatase NUDT22 isoform X1 translates to MDPEVSLMLHCDPSQALEEHQMHVEVSDRFNRQRFPEIEQHIEAIWTDRVTKEPWLFNGAKFRLHSALLTLTENGPMAEHALQNTTHLRHDEGEHSESALKSPEGLAKSKQPCVVKLQLGLTCYKDYLGTNWSREAEKLQSHGRNECLDPQAFLSQPLGVGAVLATVDGDVVLLRRSQKVAEAAGLLDIPGGHPEPKMVCPGVSEEDICVELLQGKERAVVSEIFSSVCAEISDEVNVPVSSLSKPLFMGIALNHTSAGRPSAEFYVRCTLTTEEVRDFYRRGGPEANESTDILFLSRAKMLQLNERSPLWSEMCPSAKGAVLLYQRVMPE, encoded by the exons ATGGATCCAGAGGTGTCCCTCATGCTTCACTGTGATCCATCACAGGCTCTTGAAGAACATCAGATGCACGTAGAAGTTTCAGACAG ATTCAATCGTCAGCGTTTTCCTGAAATCGAGCAGCACATTGAAGCTATCTGGACTGACCGAGTGACCAAAGAACCATGGCTTTTCAATGGTGCCAAATTCAGACTGCATTCAGCGCTGCTCACACTGACAGAAAATGGACCAATGGCAGAACATGCCCTCCAAAACACAACGCACTTACGGCACGATGAAGGAGAGCACTCTGAAAGCGCTCTCAAGTCCCCGGAGGGATTAGCAAAAAGCAAGCAACCATGTGTGGTGAAGTTACAGTTGGGCCTGACCTGTTATAAAGACTATCTGGGAACAAACTGGTCACGAGAGGCAGAGAAGCTGCAGAGTCATGGACGGAACGAGTGTTTGGACCCTCAGGCATTTCTGTCGCAGCCTCTGGGGGTCGGGGCTGTTTTGGCCACTGTGGATGGAGACGTCGTCCTGCTGAGGAGAAGTCAGAAAGTGGCTGAAGCTGCAGGCCTGTTAGACATTCCTGGAGGACATCCAGAGCCGAAG ATGGTGTGCCCGGGGGTCAGTGAGGAGGATATTTGTGTTGAGCTTCTGCAGGGTAAAGAGAGAGCCGTTGTCTCTGAGATCTTCTCCTCGGTGTGTGCAGAGATCAGTGATGAG GTGAACGTTCCTGTGTCTTCTCTCAGTAAACCGCTGTTTATGGGAATTGCCCTGAACCACACCAGTGCAGGTCGACCCAGTGCTGAGTTTTATGTTCG GTGCACTTTGACGACGGAGGAAGTGAGAGATTTCTATAGACGTGGAGGTCCAGAAGCAAATGAGTCCACTGATATTCTGTTTCTCAGTCGAGCG aaAATGCTCCAGTTAAACGAGCGCTCCCCCTTGTGGTCAGAGATGTGTCCTTCTGCAAAGGGGGCAGTTCTGCTCTATCAGAGGGTGATGCCTGAATAA